The stretch of DNA TGTCCTTTAGTTAACGCTTTATAGCCACCCATCTCGAACAGCCTTGCTTTGGCATCGGCTGTTGTTAATCGCTCATCTTGAGTCACTACTTTTATACCGAAACGACCATTGAGTCGATTGCCAAATTTCTTGGCTCTAAGTGTGATTTCTTGCTCTGTACCGTCCATATTGAGTGGCAAGCCTACGACGATAAGGTCTGGTTGCCATTCGGTGATAATCTTGCCAATTTCTTCCCACTTAGGAATACCGTCAACGGCTTTTATTGACATTAACGGACGTGCGCTTGCTGTGATCTCTTGCCCAATAGCAATGCCGATACTTTTTGTACCGTAATCAAACCCTAATACACTCTGATAACTCATATTACATTCCATTACTGTGGTTACAGCTTAAGCGTGTCCTGCTAAATTAGACAGTTGCCAGATATCAAAACCTAAAGATTCTGCTGCTTGCTGCCAGCGGAGTTCATGTTCAACATCAAACAAAAGAGCGGGTGTTGCAGGAACCGATAACCACACGTTGTCGGCGAGCTCTTGCTCTAATTGACCTCGTGTCCAGCCGGCATAACCCAGTGCGATAACAAACTTTTCAGGTGCTTTATCGGAACCTAAACAGCTGAGAACATCTTGTGAGGTCGTTAACATCAACGAATCCGTAATTTGCTCACTGTTGCTCCAACAATCTTGATGGGTATGCAAAACAAAGCCGCGTTCAGGGTTAACGGGCCCACCGACGAGAACCTCTTTCCCTAGCGATGTCACAGGCTGTGGCTCTTCGGTTAATTCCATCTGCAGCAGAAGTTCATCGACGACAATGCCGCTCGGTCGATTAATCATAATGCCCATGGCACCTTTTTCATCAT from Shewanella sp. Choline-02u-19 encodes:
- the ruvX gene encoding Holliday junction resolvase RuvX, with the translated sequence MSYQSVLGFDYGTKSIGIAIGQEITASARPLMSIKAVDGIPKWEEIGKIITEWQPDLIVVGLPLNMDGTEQEITLRAKKFGNRLNGRFGIKVVTQDERLTTADAKARLFEMGGYKALTKGQVDAMSAVLIIESYFENQHG
- a CDS encoding YqgE/AlgH family protein, which gives rise to MDSLQNNLLIAMPSLTDTFFERSLIYICEHDEKGAMGIMINRPSGIVVDELLLQMELTEEPQPVTSLGKEVLVGGPVNPERGFVLHTHQDCWSNSEQITDSLMLTTSQDVLSCLGSDKAPEKFVIALGYAGWTRGQLEQELADNVWLSVPATPALLFDVEHELRWQQAAESLGFDIWQLSNLAGHA